In one Carassius carassius chromosome 48, fCarCar2.1, whole genome shotgun sequence genomic region, the following are encoded:
- the LOC132131947 gene encoding nucleolin-like, whose protein sequence is MDTTPAAKKAGLVKAKEESEEEEDDEDDDDDEDEEEEETPVTPGKRKAEAKKEKGTPPAKKAKTDGEGFSLFLGNLNSNKDFDEIKSAITKFFSKEGLEIQDVRLGGSKKFGYVDFASEEELQKALGLNGKKLMGLPVKLDKARSKEDSQENKKERDARTLFVKNLPYSITQEELQEVFEQATDIRIPMGSNGSSRGIAYLEFKTEAIAEKTMEEAQGSDVQGRSIILDFTGEKSRQGSRTVGNANKILVVNNLSFSASEESLQSVFEKAVSIRVPQNNGRPKGFAFLEFESVEDAKEAMENCNNTEIEGRSIRLEYSQNDRDRSSGGGRGGSGPTKTLFVKGLSEDTTDQSLKEAFDGAVNARIVMDRETGSSKGFGFVDFDSEGDCKAAKEAMDDGEIDGNRVTLDYAKPKGEGGRGGFGGGFGGRGGGRGGFGGRGGGGFGGGRGGGFRGGRGGRGGGFGGRGGGFGGGRGGGFGGGRGGGRGGFGDRPQGKKIKFDD, encoded by the exons ATGGACACGACTCCTGCGGCCAAAAAGGCAGGATTGGTGAAGGCGAAGGAGGAGTctgaagaagaggaagatgatgagGACGATGATGACGATGAGGATGAAGAGGAAGAAG AGACCCCGGTCACTCCAGGAAAAAGGAAGGCCGAGGCCAAAAAAGAGAAGGGAACACCACCAGCGAAGAAAGCTAAAACTGATGGCGAAG GTTTCAGTCTCTTCTTGGGCAACTTGAACTCCAATAAAGACTTTGATGAAATTAAGTCTGCAATCACAAAGTTCTTCTCAAAGGAAGGCCTTGAAATTCAGGACGTCCGACTTGGCGGGAGCAA GAAATTTGGGTATGTGGACTTTGCATCAGAGGAAGAGCTGCAGAAGGCTTTGGGGCTCAATGGCAAGAAGTTAATGGGCCTGCCGGTGAAACTGGACAAAGCCAGAAGCAAAGAAGACTCCCAGGAAAACAAGAAAG AGAGAGATGCACGCACTTTGTTTGTGAAGAACCTGCCATACTCCATAACGCAGGAGGAACTGCAGGAAGTCTTTGAACAGGCCACTGATATCAGGATCCCGATGGGCAGCAACGGTTCTAGCAGAGG AATTGCATACCTGGAGTTCAAGACGGAGGCGATCGCTGAGAAGACTATGGAGGAGGCGCAAGGTTCAGATGTCCAGGGCCGCTCCATCATCCTAGACTTCACTGGAGAGAAGAGTCGGCAGGGCAGCAGAA CCGTTGGTAATGCAAACAAAATCCTGGTTGTGAACAACCTGTCGTTCAGTGCGAGTGAAGAGTCCCTCCAGAGTGTGTTTGAGAAGGCCGTGTCCATCAGAGTACCACAGAACAACGGCAGACCGAAGGG ATTTGCGTTTTTGGAGTTCGAAAGCGTGGAGGATGCCAAGGAGGCGATGGAGAATTGCAACAACACAGAAATCGAGGGCAGAAGTATCCGATTAGAGTACAGTCAGAACGACAGAGACCGAAGcagtggaggaggaagaggaggctcTG GGCCAACAAAAACCCTGTTTGTCAAAGGTCTGTCAGAGGACACCACAGACCAGTCTCTGAAAGAAGCTTTTGATGGAGCAGTCAACGCCAGAATCGTCATGGACAGAGAAACCGGATCATCGAAAGG GTTTGGCTTTGTAGACTTCGATAGCGAAGGAGACTGCAAGGCGGCCAAAGAAGCCATGGATGATGGAGAGATCGACGGGAACCGAGTCACTCTGGACTACGCCAAGCCCAAGGGCGAGGGCGGCCGAGGAGGTTTTGGAGGTGGTTTCGGAGGACGTGGCGGTGGACGAGGTGGTTTCGGAGGACGAGGGGGCGGCGGCTTCGGAGGAGGAAGAGGTGGTGGCTTCAGGGGAGGACGAGGAGGAAGAGGCGGTGGttttggaggaagaggaggtggCTTCGGAGGAGGAAGAGGTGGCGGCTTTGGTGGAGGAAGAGGCG